The following are encoded together in the Humulus lupulus chromosome 5, drHumLupu1.1, whole genome shotgun sequence genome:
- the LOC133778235 gene encoding uncharacterized protein LOC133778235, producing MGEFSIQISRNLVNSLAGNDEDKSKKKTKRTRAKSPRVPQQQPQTKANQKQVSDNFETHKGSTSTGWPLQPPMFLPVPPTAYSSSAELDAIRSVLQESERVVERLQKQEDNMVQEVTQRAKDLRDKEFKLPYQKPLPCVAENEACLSCYKEHLKDPLKCAHLVRNFADCARKVRQQVSSAQ from the coding sequence ATGGGTGAGTTTAGTATTCAGATTAGCCGCAACCTGGTGAATAGCTTGGCTGGCAATGACGAAGATAAATCGAAGAAAAAGACTAAAAGAACTAGAGCTAAGTCACCGCGAGTGCCTCAACAACAACCTCAAACTAAAGCAAACCAGAAGCAAGTTTCAGATAACTTTGAGACACACAAGGGATCGACCTCTACAGGATGGCCACTCCAGCCTCCAATGTTCTTGCCGGTACCCCCTACGGCATACTCTTCTAGTGCAGAGTTGGATGCAATTCGATCGGTCCTTCAAGAGAGTGAAAGAGTTGTGGAGAGGCTGCAGAAGCAGGAAGATAACATGGTGCAGGAAGTAACACAAAGAGCGAAAGATCTCCGTGATAAAGAGTTCAAGCTTCCTTACCAGAAGCCTTTGCCTTGTGTAGCTGAGAATGAAGCTTGCTTATCATGCTACAAAGAACATCTCAAAGACCCTCTGAAATGCGCCCATCTCGTTCGGAATTTTGCTGACTGTGCTCGAAAAGTTAGGCAACAAGTGAGCTCAGCCCAGTAG
- the LOC133778236 gene encoding uncharacterized protein LOC133778236 codes for MVRGRDACWEHCVLVDANRQKVRCNYCEREFSGGVYRMKFHLAQIKNKDIVPCTHVPTHVQNRILTILNTPKKHVKTTKKHKLNHAAAAVEAVAASNGRQHSSSASGGFQPHHGSSGHNGSICPSPSEQPPVVDVDDAEKRKQDDADKKIAVFFYSNCIPFGAAKSLCYQEMVDAIVECGVGYRAPSYEKLRSSLLEKMKGELHDCYKKYREEWKETGCTILCDSWSDGGTKSLVVFSVTCPKGTLFLRSVDVSANWDDSNYMFGLLESLVLEVGVENVVQVITDTAPSFLYAGRLLMVRYNSLFWSPCASCCIDKILEDIGNIDWVNTVLEEAKTITRYLYGQSWTLNMMRKFTGGMELIRPRISRYVTYFLSLRSIVIQEDNLKHMFSHTELLSSKYSRQSEAQAIKSLLYLDRFWKYAHEAVSVSEPFVKILRIVDGDMPAMGYMYEGIERAKVSIKAYYKGVEEKYMPIWDIIERRWNGQLNSSLHAAAAFLNPSTFYNPNFKINLSVRNGFQEAMLKMAITDNDKMEITKESPVYIGAQGALGTQFAIMGRTLNAPGDWWAGYGYEIPTLQRAALRILSQPCSSHCCRWNWTTFESLHNKKRSSAELEKLNDLVFVHCNLWLQTIFQSRSGKSKPITFEEIDVSSEWPSELDPSTPLLDDSWLDSIPLDCTAIP; via the exons atggttaGAGGAAGAGATGCATGTTGGGAACACTGTGTGCTTGTTGATGCAAATAGACAGAAAGTTAGGTGTAATTACTGTGAGAGAGAGTTCAGTGGTGGAGTTTATAGGATGAAGTTTCACTTAGCTCAAATTAAGAACAAAGACATTGTCCCATGTACTCATGTCCCAACCCATGTCCAAAACCGTATTCTAACAATCTTAAACACTCCCAAGAAACATGTTAAAACTACTAAGAAACATAAGCTCAATCATGCGGCTGCGGCGGTGGAAGCTGTGGCTGCTTCTAATGGCAGACAACATAGCTCTTCTGCTAGTGGTGGCTTCCAACCCCACCATGGATCTAGTGGTCATAATGGCAGCATTTGTCCTTCCCCAAGTGAGCAACCACCAGTGGTGGATGTAGATGATGCTGAAAAGCGAAAACAAGACGATGCTGATAAGAAGATTGCGGTTTTTTTctatagtaattgtatccctttTGGTGCTGCTAAATCGTTGTGCTATCAGGAAATGGTTGATGCTATAGTGGAGTGTGGGGTGGGATATAGAGCCCCTAGTTATGAGAAATTGAGATCTTCTTTGTTGGAAAAAATGAAGGGTGAGTTGCATGATTGTTATAAGAAATATAGAGAGGAGTGGAAAGAAACTGGCTGTACTATTTTATGTGATAGTTGGTCTGATGGTGGGACTAAATCACTTGTTGTGTTCTCAGTTACTTGCCCGAAGGGGACATTGTTTCTGCGATCGGTTGATGTGTCAGCTAATTGGGATGATTCTAATTACATGTTTGGGTTGCTAGAGTCTCTTGTATTGGAGGTTGGTGTGGAAAATGTCGTTCAAGTTATAACTGATACAGCACCCAGTTTTCTCTATGCTGGCAGGCTTCTCATGGTCAGGTACAATTCATTGTTTTGGTCTCCTTGCGCATCTTGTTGCATTGATAAGATTTTGGAGGATATTGGTAACATAGATTGGGTGAATACAGTTTTGGAGGAGGCAAAGACCATAACCAGGTATCTTTATGGCCAATCATGGACTCTGAATATGATGAGAAAGTTCACTGGTGGAATGGAATTAATCCGACCACGAATTAGTAGATATGTGACTTATTTCCTCTCCTTGAGGTCTATTGTGATCCAGGAAGACAATTTAAAGCACATGTTTTCTCATACAGAGTTGTTATCTTCCAAGTACAGTAGACAATCCGAGGCTCAAGCTATAAAGTCATTACTGTATTTAGACAGATTTTGGAAGTATGCCCACGAGGCTGTTAGTGTGTCTGAGCCATTTGTTAAGATCCTAAGAATTGTTGATGGAGACATGCCAGCTATGGGATACATGTACGAAGGAATAGAGAGGGCAAAGGTTAGCATAAAAGCCTACTATAAGGGTGTTGAAGAGAAATACATGCCGATTTGGGATATAATTGAGCGAAGATGGAACGGGCAGCTTAATTCATCCTTGCATGCAGCTGCAGCATTCCTAAATCCTTCAACATTTTACAATCCAAATTTTAAGATTAATTTAAGTGTGAGGAATGGATTTCAAGAAGCTATGTTGAAAATGGCTATCACAGATAATGATAAGATGGAAATAACAAAGGAAAGTCCTGTCTATATTGGTGCTCAGGGTGCTCTTGGGACTCAGTTTGCAATCATGGGAAGGACACTAAATGCCCCAG GTGATTGGTGGGCAGGATATGGCTATGAAATCCCCACACTTCAAAGAGCTGCACTGCGCATATTGAGCCAACCGTGCAGCTCACATTGCTGCAGGTGGAATTGGACGACATTTGAGAGCTTACACAACAAGAAGCGTAGCAGTGCAGAACTTGAAAAGTTGAATGATTTGGTATTTGTCCATTGTAATTTATGGCTGCAAACTATTTTTCAAAGCAGAAGTGGAAAATCCAAACCTATCACCTTCGAGGAAATAGATGTTAGCTCTGAATGGCCTTCTGAGTTGGACCCTTCTACCCCTCTTTTGGATGATTCATGGTTGGACAGTATACCCCTTGATTGTACAGCTATTCCCTAA